The Candidatus Nanopelagicales bacterium genomic sequence GGCCCAGCTGGAATACAAGGAGTTCCTGGCCCAATTGGTGCTATAGGGCCGCAAGGAAGTACTGGCGGTACAGGGCCTGCGGGTGCTACTGGCGCAACAGGCGCAACTCCGTCGTTGTACTTCGGCTCTTTTTATGACACCAGCACACAATCGAATCCAACGGCCAACACTGCGATGGCGATGACGCTGAATGAAGTGACCAACGGTGTCAACGGCGCTCTTGCTCAGGGTGTCAGTGTTGTGAATGGCAGCAAAATCACCATCGCCAATGCTGGGAAATACAACATTCAATTCTCAGCACAAATCTATAAGAATTCTTCTGGCACAGATCTTGTCGATATTTGGCTTGCAAAAAATGGAACGAATGTCTCTTGGACAAATACGCAGCTCACGCTTGTGGGCACAGGTGGCGTGAAATATGTAGCAGCATGGAACTTTGTTGAAGACGCCGCAGCGGGCGACTACTTCCAGTTGATGTGGTCATCAGCAGATATCACTGCCCAAATTCTCACTGTTCCTGCACAAAACACACCGAGTAGGCCAGGCATTCCGGGTCTGATCGTGACAGTGAATTCAGTCGGCTTCTAACTACCGAGGTTGACGTAAAACCCCAGTAGTTGAGTAGGTAGCCAGTAAGTTGCCGTGCACATCGACCATGGTTCCGTTGCCATGAACTCGGCCTTGTCCGGCGTACTGCGTGGTTGTTCGAAGTACAACACCGCTGACGAGATCTGCAGACTCAAGAAGTGTGATGGTTTGCGCTAAAACATTTCCAGGCACACGACCAGGTGAAGAAGCGGGAATATCGCTATAGGTGCTCAGGGACGCCATTACTGCTGGTTCAGAGGCCAAGGCCAACATCGCACGAGTGATCGTTGGCGATGGCTGTTCAGGCA encodes the following:
- a CDS encoding collagen-like protein, which encodes MRRLTGGLLGSFAVLCATTFSVIGLGIGTAAATDYNPTGILICVNKSNSSVKVAVHAKCQSGYRLVRIAARGPVGAAGPTGPVGPAGIQGVPGPIGAIGPQGSTGGTGPAGATGATGATPSLYFGSFYDTSTQSNPTANTAMAMTLNEVTNGVNGALAQGVSVVNGSKITIANAGKYNIQFSAQIYKNSSGTDLVDIWLAKNGTNVSWTNTQLTLVGTGGVKYVAAWNFVEDAAAGDYFQLMWSSADITAQILTVPAQNTPSRPGIPGLIVTVNSVGF